The genomic segment CCTTTGCCTGAGGCCGTTCTGCAGGGTGACCGATAGCGATGACACACATGGGAACGATGTTCTCAGGCAACTTCAGCGCCTTCGACACCTCGGCCACGCGATCGTCCATTGGATAGCAGCCTGTCCACACGGCACCCAGTCCCAGTGCATTCGCTGCCAGCAGGATATTCTCTGTGGCTGCCGAGCAGTCCTGCACCCAATAAGCCTGAGCCTTACCAGGCAATGCCTTCTCCATATTGCCACAAACCACGATGGCCACGCCAGCCTGCTTAATCATCCCTCTGGCGCCAGCAAGCTCGGCCAACTTCGCCTTGTCTGTGACGGCCACAAAATGCCAGGGCTGACGGTTCACGGCCGTAGGAGCAGCCATGCCAGCACGAAGCATCGTCTCGATGTCGCTCTTCGACACGGGCTCGTTGGTGTACTGTCGGATGCTGGTGCGCGTCATAATGTTGTTGATAGCCACCTGCGCATCGTTTTTCTCTACTTTCTGCTGGGCCGAAGCAGTCATCACGCCCATCAATGCCATCAGGCAAAACAAAATCTTTTTCATATCAATGTCCATGTTTAGTATTTATCTTTGTCCATGCTTAGTAATTCTCTTTGTCCTTGATCAGTAATTCTCTTTGTCCTTGATCAGTAATTCCGCTGCGAAGATACAAATAAAATTTCAAACCAAAGCCTTTTCCCCCCGCTATTTAACATTCGTTGAGCACAAGCTCTGAGCTTTCTATAGCTTCTATAGCATCTATAGCATCTATAGCATCTATAGTATCTATAGCGTCTATCGCCTCTATCGCCTCCGCTTCAGCTCCTCAATCTCCTCCTTCTGCTGATAGTAGGCCTTCACGGCTCGCTGCTTCAGATCATCGTAGGCAGCCTTCCAGCGGGCAGACTCTTCCTGGGCTGCGGCCAACTGCTGCTGAAGCTGGAGCACCATGCGTTCCAGCTCTGCCAGGCGCTCGTCCTGCTGTCGGCGATAGTCTGTTCTCGCCTTGTGCATCCGCTCCTTCACGCCTCCCTCCTTGATAAATATCTCTTCAACCCCCTTCAGATATTTGTTCATCATGGCATCCACCTGATAACACAGGGTCAGACCCACGTTCGCCATCTCTTCGGCAGTCCACTGCTGGAAATAAGGCTCATAGTCACTGAGGAGATTGTGCTGCTTGGTGAAGTCCTGCATGGGTTGGAAGCGCTCGTCAGCACGCGTCCAGATGGGTAGATGACGCGATTTCAGATAATCATCGAAATCCTGACGCAGTTCGCCGATGCTGGAGCGAGCCACATTAAGGAGGTTGACCTCCATAGCCGTAGAGGTTTTACCATCCTCCGACCCCTCCACGATATTCTGCTTGCCCGATCTGGCCGCCTGCACCATCTGATCCACCGTACGGTCACCATGCTTGGGCAGAAAACGTTCGCAGAACACAAAGGTCATCTGATAGAGCACCTCCGACTTCTGATAGAATCGCAAGTCCTGCCACTTAGGCACACTGCGGAAGATGCTCGGCGATGCAGCCTTCTTCTCCTGCTCAGACTTTTCACTTGCCATCTTAAAAAATTGCTAACATTATTTTATGGTTACCTGTCATTTGCGCAGTTGCAATTAACAGCATGCAAAGTTAATAAAAATGACACAAAGCACCAAATAAAACAAGCATTTTTTAGATAGAATCTATTGTTTCCATAGCAACTATAGCAACTATAGCAACTATAGCATCTATAGCGTCTATAGCATCTATCCCATCTATCCCATCTATCGCCCTTAACATTCGCATCAAGTTGCACCTGCCCCTGCAGACTTCAGTCCTCTTCTGGAGGTAATATTGGCTCTGCAGCCATGGGCAGTTGCTCTTCGTAGTCATCGTACCTCACCTCCTTGTGTACAGGGCTGATATATACCTCTTCTGTCGTACCCAAGAACTTCATCAGATATATCTTCAGTTTCTCGAGCACCGTCTGCTTCTTCTCACCACTTTCAGGCAGGAAGGGGTTCACAGGTGGCAGAATCTTAGCGATGCCTGTACCAGTCTCTGTGACGTAGCCATCCATAAAGGCACGCTCCATAAAGGCAGTTGTCTCAGCAGGCTTCAGATGCTCCTCGCTGATAATCGCATCCAGTTCTGCTTTCTTCTCGCGCTCAATATATTCGTTCCATTCCTCGCCCACATCAGCACCCTTCTCTGGTGTCATCTGGTCGATGAACTTCTCAATCAGTTCACGTTTGTCACGCATGTCAGGACTGGCATCAATCTGCTTCCTAATCTGCACGATAATCTCCTTGTCCATACAAGCTTTATCCTTGTATTGCTGAATCAGCTGCAGGATATAGTGGATGTTTATCTGGTCGTGACGCACCAGTTCTATCTCAAAGACGATATCGTCGTTGATGGTCTCCTTGCTGTTGTTATTGGGTTTACGGAACTCCTCGTAGTAGGTGTAGTACCATCCCTTATAGTCCTGATAGTCCATCTCGCTGATAAGCTTGGCTTCCTCATCAAAGGCATCAAAGACGTTCAGCACGTTTCTCAGGCGCAGAATCTCACCCAGCAAACGGATGAACTCCTTCTTCTGCTCCTCGTCTATGATGTTGCCCATCTGCTCCAGCGGAAACTCGCTCAGCAGGCGTGCTATCAGTTCTGTATAGGGTTCGTGATGCCTACCCTTCACGTCGTCGTAGCCCTCGCTGTAGTATTCCTCATACGATTTCATGAAGACCATGCCTTTGGCATTGGGATCGCCAAAGATACGCAAGCTCTCGTCTGTGGCCTCCTTCAGGTTACGGAAGCAGACGATATTGCCACAGTCCTTCACAGAGTTCAGTATGCGATTCGTACGACTGTAGGCCTGCAACAATCCATGCAGTTTCAGGTTCTTATCCACCCACAGCGTGTTCAGCGTCTTGGCATCGAAACCAGTCAGGAACATGCCCACCACTATCAGGATGTCAATCTCCTTGTTCTTCATGCGAAGCGACACATCCTTATAGTAGCTCTGGAAGTTGTCGCCATCTGTCGAGTAGTTACAGCCAAACATCTCGTTATAGTCCTTGATGGCTTTCTCCAGTGCATCACGACTCTGCAAATCCAGGCCCTCTGTTCCCTCTGGGTTCTCGTCATCCTCGAAACCCCATTCATCCTGCTCTGCCTCGTTGGCCGAATAGGTATAGATGGTGGCGATGCGCAGGTTGGGTGTGCCAGGCTCTGCCAGTTGCTTCTTGAATTCGTTATAATACAGGATAGCAGCCTTCACAGAGTCCACAGCAAAAATACTATTGAATTTACTTTGCTTGGTCTTCTCACTAAAGCTCTTGATAATGTAGTTTGTCACGATGCTGATACGACGATGGTCGTGCAGAGCCTCTTCCGTATCGATGCCCCATACCTGCTTACGCTCCACGTCGTTCTTCATTTTCATCGTCGAGTCGTAGTCCACATGGAAACGCAGCACGTTGTTGTCGCCAATAGCGTTGATAATAGTATAAGTATGCAGAGGCAAGGTGGGACGTCCGTCCTCGTCGGGCTCTCCTCCAAACAGCTGTGCTGTGGTCTGATACTTACTGCTGGCGCTGGCGTTCTGGGCCTTGATGGGTGTGCCCGTAAAGCCAAACATCATGTACTTCTTCACACGCTTCACGATGAGCTTGTGCATGTCGCCAAACTGACTCCTGTGACACTCGTCGAAAATCATCACGATATTCTCCTTTTGCAGTATCTCGCGCAACTTCTCGTCCTTATCGTAGATGCCAGGCTTCATCAGGTTCGACAACTTCTGTATCGTGGTGATGATGATATGGCAGTTATCATCCTTCATCTGGCGTTGCAGCACCCTTGCCGATGTGTTCGAGTTGGCACACTCAGGCTCGAAGTTGTTATACTCCTTCATGGTCTGATAGTCCAAGTCCTTTCTATCCACCACAAAAAGCACCTTCTTCACCTGGTCCATCTGCGATGCCAGTTGGGCAGTCTTGAAGGAAGTCAGCGTCTTGCCACTACCTGTGGTGTGCCAGATGTACCCACCAGCCTTTGTCGAGCCCTGCCAGCGATTGTTGATGGCCGTTTGTATGCGCAGTAGAATCTTCTCAGTAGCCGCTATCTGGTATGGACGCATCACCAGGAGCTGTTTGTCCACATTAAACACGCAGTATTTCGTCAGCAGGTTCAGGATGGTGTGCTTCGCAAAGAACGATGTGGCGAAGTCGCGCAGGTCAGTCAGTCTGTTGTTCCGCTGGTCAGTCCAGTACGACGTAAACTCAAACGTGTTGCCATCCGTCTTTTTCTTTCGTGAGACATCCTCCGCCTGCTTCTCCTTGGCATAGCGTGTGGTGTTCGAATAGTATTTCGTCTCTGTGCCATTAGAAATCACAAAGATCTGCACAAAGTCAAACATCGCCCTGCCTGCCCAGAACGAATCCCTCAGATAGCGGTCTATCTGGTTGAAGGCCTCCTTGATGGGCACGCCACGCTTCTTCAGCTCAATGTGCACCAATGGCAAACCATTCACCAGTATTGTCACATCATAGCGATTCCTGTAGGTGCCGCGATTCTCCTCATACTGGTTGATCACCTGCAGCCTATTGTTATGTATGTTCTGCTTGTCAATCAGCTTGATGTTCTTCGTCTTGCCATTATCCAGTTTTAAGTCCAGAATATAGCCCTTGCCCTGTATCATCTCCGTCTTGTCGAGGATGGTCATCTGCTCGTTGCTTATCATGGGCAGCAGTCGCGCCCACTCGCTGTCGCTCAGCTTGACGTCGTTGAGTGCTTCCAGTTGCTGGCGCAGGTTCTCCAGCAGGGCTTTTTCGTCCTTTATCTTGGTATATTCATACCCTTGGTCTGCCAGTTGCTTGATGAGCGCATTCTCCAGCTGCGCCTCACTCTGGTAGCCCTCGCCAGACTTTGGCTCCACCTCATAGCGGGCCATCACCGTTTGCTTCTCTTCCAGTATGATTTTATATTCGTCCATAGGCTTAATCGAACGTTAGTAGTTTATTCCGATAATATTCATATTGCTTCTCGCGCTGGGCAAGTTGCTGCTCTAGGTTACGGATTGCATCTGTAAACGCGTCCAACTTACATATGATTGATTTCTGTTTTTCTTTTGAAATAACAGGAATTGAGAATTTAGACAGTAGGGCTTGTGTCAAGTGTTGTATAGAGCCCTGAGTGTGATTATGCTTCATCCAATTAACAAAATAAAATGAAGTCAAATAATACATCAAGAATTTCTGTAAAACACGCCCACTATTGTCCCTTACAACAAATACGCCCCCATTAAGTGTTGCTGGCATGTCCAATTTATCAACATAAGCAATTTTCCCAAGCGTACCGTCTTTAGTAATTAAAACATCATCTTCTTGTATCTGGATATACGGATCCTGATCGTACCTTTCTTTATCAACGAATACGCAATTATCAAAATCAATTCTATTATATTTCGTAAAATCCGTGCCAGTGATTAATTTATAGTCACCTGACTCACGATATTCTTTTTTTGTTAGGCCTTGCCATCCAATTCTCGCCTTTAGCATAAAGTCTTTACCAAAAGAAAGTTTTTCTATGATTTCACCATCTTCGAAACTAAGGAGTTGGTCACGATAATACTCATACTGCTTGCGACGCTGGGCGATTTGCTCTTTCAGGTTCTCAATGGAACTTGTGAACGTATCTAAGATGCCCACAATCCGAGTCTGCTCTGAGAGAGAAGGGATTGGGATAAGGATAGAATTTATAATCTTAGCAGAAAGATGCTTTACAGAACCTCCTGCTGTTTCTTTTTCAATCTTTTTAAAAACAGGCCCCATATAATGGAATAAATAACCATCGATGCTATATCTGTCTTTACCCTTTAGCTTAAGCACTCGTTGATTAAGTAACCCATCTCTGTCATCCCATTTCCCAAGATTAAACTCACCATCCATTCCAACAAGAATATCGCCTTTCTTTATTCTATATGCCTCATTGAACTCACCAGAATAATATGTACTAGCTTTTGCAGGTTTTACATCTCTTATTCGTATTAATGGAATATAGGTTGAGTCTTCTGAAAATTGAGAAGACTCAAAAGGATATCCGTATAAGATATCTGCGATAGCGACTAATTTCTTCCACTCCACCATACCCACTCTCCTAATTCTTTGATAATGGCTTCAATCTTCTTGTTCAACTCGTTACCCTCAGCAACAAGGGTTTCGAGTTTGGCATTAACCTCTTTGATGTCGATGACCTCGCGTGTGTCTTCCTGCTCCACATAGCTTGATACGCTGAGGTTGGCATCGTTTGCGAGGATATCGTCGTTCTTCACTAACTTGGCCAGATACTGCTCGTCCTTACGATTCTGGAAGAGCTCCATAATCTTTGCTTGATGCTCGGGCAGGAGGACGTTCTTGTTGCCGTCCTTCTGGAACAGTTTGCTGGCGTCGATGAAGAGCACTGAGCTGTCGGTCTTGGCACTCTTCTTCAACACGATGATACAGGTGGCAATGCCTACGCCAAAGAAGAGGTTGGCAGGCAACTGGATGACGGTGTCCACGCGATTCTCCCTAATCAGATACTCACGAATCTTCTTCTCGTCGCCTCCACGATACAACACGCCAGGGAACTCTACGATGGCGGCTGTGCCCTTCTCTGACAAGTGCCACAGCATGTGCATGGTAAAAGCCAGGTCGGCAGCACTCTTGGGTGCCAGCACGCCTGCAGGGGCATAGCGCTCGTCGTTAATCAGAATGGGATTCTCCTTGCCATCCCACTTCAGCGAGTATGGAGGATTGCTCACGATGGCATCAAAGGGCGCCTCGTCCATGTGCTGAGGTTTCAGCAGGGTGTCCTCCAAGCGAATGTCGAAGTTGTCGAAGTTCACATTGTGAAGGAACATGTTGATACGACAGAGGTTGTAGGTAGTGGGATTCACTTCCTGACCAAAGTACTTCAGATTGGGATTCTGCTTGCCGATGGTCTTGGCAAACTTCAGCAGCAGCGAGCCTGATCCACAGGCAGGGTCGTAAACCTTGTTGATATTCGCGTTGTTCCATGATGCCAACTGCGCCAGGAGTTCGCTGACCTGCTGAGGGGTGAAGAACTCACCACCACTCTTGCCTGCCTGCGAGGCATACATCTGCATCAGAAACTCGTAGGTGTCGCCAAACGTATCGTTGTTGGTGTCGTTGTACTTCGAACCTAAGTCCATCTGGGAAACAGCCTGCAGCACGCGTGCCAACAACTGGTTGCGCTTGATGACGGTTGAACCCAGTGCTGAGTTATCTACAGTGAAGTCGCTGAACAAACCTCGCAGGTCATCCTCTGATGGTGTGCCAACGGCAGAAGCCTCAATACTGCGGAAGATATTGGTGAGTCGCTCGTTCAGGTTCTCGTCCTTCTCGGCTGTCTTCACCACGTTCTGAAACAGCTGTGAGGGCAAGATAAAATAACCCTTCTCTTCCACCATCTTCTGGCGAATGTTCTCAGCAAAGTCATCGCTGATGGTGGTATAGTCGAAGTCGGGCTGACCAGCAGCCGCCATCAGCTGGTGTATATAGTCGCAGATATTCTCTGAGATGAAGCGATAGAAGATGCTGCCCAAGACATACGCCTTGAATTCCCATCCGTCAACAGCACCTCTCAGTTCGTTGGCTATCTTCCATATTGTCTTGTGCAATTCTGCACGCTCTTGTTGTGTTGCCATATATAGTTTTAATATTTTCTCCAGGTCAATAATCTTATCTTCCATAGCACCGTTACAACTGCTAAAACGCTTAAGGTCTTGGTCGCATCCACGCATGTATATCGCGCGCACAGGAAGATGACTGCAAAGTTAATATAAAAAAGGTGAATTTGCAACATTTTTGGGGAAAACATGGGGGGACACAGTCACTTTTGTCATGTCGAGCTTGTCGAGCGCTCGGCCGAAGGACGCTTGCTACCAACGGGACGCAAGACTTCTCTTCGTTGTCAGGAATAAATCAATAAAACGATTGGGTGGTTTTTCGGTTTGTGGCATAACGGCATAACGGCATAACGGCATATCATTTGGGAAATCGATATTTTTATGGCGCATCGACGGAAAATATATATATATTCTATATTTATATATATTATAATATATATTAAATATAGTTATTATACTACCCTTCTTCACGCTCCCTATCATGAAAATGAAAAATCGAAATGATATGCCGATATGCCGATATGCCGATATGCCATAAATAATTATACATGTAAAGAAAAAGTGCCAAAAATTGGGGGGTCTGAGAATGGACAAACTAGAGCGGCGAAAGGGGGTGTGTTTGGGGTGGTTTCGGCTTGATTTTCGTTGTTTTTGCACCCCTATCGATTTTACGATGCAACGGAGGCTGAGTTACACCCTAACGGAGGCTGTTTTACATGGTAACTCAGCATGAGTTGCAGGGTAAAACAGCCTCCGTTGCACCCTAAACGAATATGCGAACGCTTTCTGATTCTTTACACTTTTGGAGGTGTTTTTATAAGCCTCTAACTGTCAATACCTTACTAATATGCGCGTACGTGGGCTGTACGCGCGCGAAAATTTTTTGGTGGAGAATTTTTAAATCTCAGAGGGGCTTTTGTTGGCTATTTTACTACTATGTCCCCCCATGTTTTCGCCAAAAAACTTGCATTTCCATCTGAAATTTTGTACCTTTGTAGGGAAATACAGAGA from the Prevotella sp. E15-22 genome contains:
- a CDS encoding nitroreductase family protein, which encodes MKKILFCLMALMGVMTASAQQKVEKNDAQVAINNIMTRTSIRQYTNEPVSKSDIETMLRAGMAAPTAVNRQPWHFVAVTDKAKLAELAGARGMIKQAGVAIVVCGNMEKALPGKAQAYWVQDCSAATENILLAANALGLGAVWTGCYPMDDRVAEVSKALKLPENIVPMCVIAIGHPAERPQAKDKWKPENVSYNEFGKTAE
- a CDS encoding type I restriction-modification system subunit M, translated to MATQQERAELHKTIWKIANELRGAVDGWEFKAYVLGSIFYRFISENICDYIHQLMAAAGQPDFDYTTISDDFAENIRQKMVEEKGYFILPSQLFQNVVKTAEKDENLNERLTNIFRSIEASAVGTPSEDDLRGLFSDFTVDNSALGSTVIKRNQLLARVLQAVSQMDLGSKYNDTNNDTFGDTYEFLMQMYASQAGKSGGEFFTPQQVSELLAQLASWNNANINKVYDPACGSGSLLLKFAKTIGKQNPNLKYFGQEVNPTTYNLCRINMFLHNVNFDNFDIRLEDTLLKPQHMDEAPFDAIVSNPPYSLKWDGKENPILINDERYAPAGVLAPKSAADLAFTMHMLWHLSEKGTAAIVEFPGVLYRGGDEKKIREYLIRENRVDTVIQLPANLFFGVGIATCIIVLKKSAKTDSSVLFIDASKLFQKDGNKNVLLPEHQAKIMELFQNRKDEQYLAKLVKNDDILANDANLSVSSYVEQEDTREVIDIKEVNAKLETLVAEGNELNKKIEAIIKELGEWVWWSGRN
- a CDS encoding type I restriction endonuclease subunit R, with the protein product MDEYKIILEEKQTVMARYEVEPKSGEGYQSEAQLENALIKQLADQGYEYTKIKDEKALLENLRQQLEALNDVKLSDSEWARLLPMISNEQMTILDKTEMIQGKGYILDLKLDNGKTKNIKLIDKQNIHNNRLQVINQYEENRGTYRNRYDVTILVNGLPLVHIELKKRGVPIKEAFNQIDRYLRDSFWAGRAMFDFVQIFVISNGTETKYYSNTTRYAKEKQAEDVSRKKKTDGNTFEFTSYWTDQRNNRLTDLRDFATSFFAKHTILNLLTKYCVFNVDKQLLVMRPYQIAATEKILLRIQTAINNRWQGSTKAGGYIWHTTGSGKTLTSFKTAQLASQMDQVKKVLFVVDRKDLDYQTMKEYNNFEPECANSNTSARVLQRQMKDDNCHIIITTIQKLSNLMKPGIYDKDEKLREILQKENIVMIFDECHRSQFGDMHKLIVKRVKKYMMFGFTGTPIKAQNASASSKYQTTAQLFGGEPDEDGRPTLPLHTYTIINAIGDNNVLRFHVDYDSTMKMKNDVERKQVWGIDTEEALHDHRRISIVTNYIIKSFSEKTKQSKFNSIFAVDSVKAAILYYNEFKKQLAEPGTPNLRIATIYTYSANEAEQDEWGFEDDENPEGTEGLDLQSRDALEKAIKDYNEMFGCNYSTDGDNFQSYYKDVSLRMKNKEIDILIVVGMFLTGFDAKTLNTLWVDKNLKLHGLLQAYSRTNRILNSVKDCGNIVCFRNLKEATDESLRIFGDPNAKGMVFMKSYEEYYSEGYDDVKGRHHEPYTELIARLLSEFPLEQMGNIIDEEQKKEFIRLLGEILRLRNVLNVFDAFDEEAKLISEMDYQDYKGWYYTYYEEFRKPNNNSKETINDDIVFEIELVRHDQINIHYILQLIQQYKDKACMDKEIIVQIRKQIDASPDMRDKRELIEKFIDQMTPEKGADVGEEWNEYIEREKKAELDAIISEEHLKPAETTAFMERAFMDGYVTETGTGIAKILPPVNPFLPESGEKKQTVLEKLKIYLMKFLGTTEEVYISPVHKEVRYDDYEEQLPMAAEPILPPEED
- a CDS encoding four helix bundle suffix domain-containing protein; protein product: MASEKSEQEKKAASPSIFRSVPKWQDLRFYQKSEVLYQMTFVFCERFLPKHGDRTVDQMVQAARSGKQNIVEGSEDGKTSTAMEVNLLNVARSSIGELRQDFDDYLKSRHLPIWTRADERFQPMQDFTKQHNLLSDYEPYFQQWTAEEMANVGLTLCYQVDAMMNKYLKGVEEIFIKEGGVKERMHKARTDYRRQQDERLAELERMVLQLQQQLAAAQEESARWKAAYDDLKQRAVKAYYQQKEEIEELKRRR
- a CDS encoding restriction endonuclease subunit S; this encodes MVEWKKLVAIADILYGYPFESSQFSEDSTYIPLIRIRDVKPAKASTYYSGEFNEAYRIKKGDILVGMDGEFNLGKWDDRDGLLNQRVLKLKGKDRYSIDGYLFHYMGPVFKKIEKETAGGSVKHLSAKIINSILIPIPSLSEQTRIVGILDTFTSSIENLKEQIAQRRKQYEYYRDQLLSFEDGEIIEKLSFGKDFMLKARIGWQGLTKKEYRESGDYKLITGTDFTKYNRIDFDNCVFVDKERYDQDPYIQIQEDDVLITKDGTLGKIAYVDKLDMPATLNGGVFVVRDNSGRVLQKFLMYYLTSFYFVNWMKHNHTQGSIQHLTQALLSKFSIPVISKEKQKSIICKLDAFTDAIRNLEQQLAQREKQYEYYRNKLLTFD